A single region of the Triticum dicoccoides isolate Atlit2015 ecotype Zavitan chromosome 2B, WEW_v2.0, whole genome shotgun sequence genome encodes:
- the LOC119365666 gene encoding integumentary mucin A.1-like, giving the protein MAKCLAAALLLLAVLASCDGRELNEKVAATHGAGVGESKAMGLPDLPAVTLPTAPTLPTLPTAPTLPTLPTLPTLPTLPTLPLVGTITGTSTITGPVVALPATPAHP; this is encoded by the coding sequence ATGGCAAAGTGTCTCGCCGCCGCGCTCCTGCTACTGGCGGTGCTCGCGTCCTGCGACGGGAGGGAACTGAACGAGAAGGTTGCAGCGACACACGGTGCCGGCGTCGGCGAGTCCAAGGCGATGGGGTTGCCGGACTTGCCAGCTGTGACGCTCCCCACGGCCCCGACGCTCCCGACGCTCCCCACGGCCCCGACGCTCCCCACACTCCCGACGCTCCCGACGCTCCCCACACTCCCGACGCTCCCGCTGGTGGGAACCATTACCGGTACCAGTACAATTACCGGCCCGGTGGTGGCGCTTCCGGCGACCCCTGCTCACCCTTGA